ATAGGTCATAAAATCCTGTTCCATGAAAAAACGGATCACCCGTTTCCCATCCGGGTTCAAGGATTCAACCACGCCCTGTTCACCGGTCCTCAGAATGACCCTGGTCCCCCGTGCAACCTTGCCCCGGATCAGGGCCTCCCACCGGTTGTCCCCGAGGCCGGCCAGGAGAAGAATTTCGATTTCAGAGCCTTTCTCCTTGACCGCATGCAGCCGGGCCGGAATCACTCGAGTGTCGTTCAGCGCCAGAAGATCGCCCGGACGCAAAAACTCGGTGATCTCGAAGAAACGCCGGTGCAGGAGTTCTCCGGTCCGGCGGTTCACAACCATCAGCCGTGCATGATCACGCTCTAACGCGGGCTCCTGGGCGATACGCTCGGCCTCAAGGGGGTAGTCATAATCTGAAAGATGCTTACCTGACACAGGCCTCCCCTCTTCAATGTCCGATCAGAGTAAAACAACCGAACAGAACCAAACAGGGTTTTCCTTATTTTCGAAAGAAAAAATAGAATAACAAAAATAAGATAATACTTAGAATGATGCTGGTCGTCAAAGGAAAATAAAAGGTAAAATTCTTTTTCCGGATAAAGATGTCTCCGGGAAGCCTGCCCAGCCACGGGATCTTCCCGGCAAGGAGGAGCATCCCGCCGATCAGGACCAGGAGAAAACCCGTAAAAATCAGGAATTTACCAATGGTTGTCCAGGGACTCATCATCTCTTCTTTCAAAGGCCTTTTCAGGGTAAAAAGGATTCAAGGGTTTCAGGGTTCAAGGGTTCAAGTGAAATACCGAAACGCAAGAAAAATCTTCAGAGAAAAGCACTGGAACCCTGGACCCCTGATGTTTTTGGCACTTCACTTGACCCCTGGAATCCTGGACCCCTTGACCCCTCGGTCCCTTATGTTTTCAGCACTTCACTTGACCCCTGGAATCCTTGACCCCTTGGACCCTTATGTTTCACCCGCTCTTTTGGAGATGAACCTTTTTTTGCCTCCGGCTTCTTTTTCATGTAGCGTTCCATCTCGCTGTAGATACACCCGCAATAGGCCTGGCGGTAGATCCCAAGTTCCCTGGACCGGTCCGCCCCGGCCTTCCATCCTGTGCGGAAATCCTCATAGTAAAAGGGAATGCCCCTCTCCTTGGCCACGTCCTCGCCGACACGTTTCACCAGATCATGCTTCTGATAAATACTGTAAAGGAGGGTTGTGGAAAAAGCGCCGGCCCCCTGCTCCACCGCCTCTTGGGCGGCGGCGGTCAAACGCATACGGTAACAGTGAAAGCAGCGATTCTCTTCATGGAACACCACCTCTCGAAGAAACTCCTTCAACAGGTATTGGTCCCTGACGATCAAAGGGAGATCCATGGACGAGGCATAACCCGTCAGGGCCGAAAGACGCTTTCTGTATTCTGTCAAGGGATGGATGTTCGGGTTGAAAAAGAACCCCGTGGTTTCGACCTTCCGGTCTCTCAGAACCGTCAAGGGATATATGGAGCAGGGCGCACAGCAGATATGGAGCAACAGCTTCAAAACATCTCCTCCTGAGGGCTCTTCCTGTAGGGTATCCCGAAATGCTCATAGGCATTTTTTGTGGCCACCCGGCCTCTTGGTGTTCTCGCCAGGTATCCGTTCTGGATCAGATAAGGCTCGTAGAGATCCTCAATGGTATCCTTTTCTTCGCTGATGGCCGCGGCCAGGGTTGAAATCCCCACCGGCCCCCCGCTGAATTTCTCAATCAGGGTCCGGATCAGTTTCTGGTCCATATGATCCAGCCCCATGGAATCCACGTCCAGATGGAGCAGGGCCTGATCCGCCACTTCTCGGGTGATCACGGGATCCCCCTGCACTTCTGAAAAATCCCGCACACGGCGGAGAAGCCGGTTGCATATTCTCGGCGTTCCGCGGGACCGTCTCGCAATCTCATGAGCCCCCTCCGAATCAATGGAAACGGAAATGATCCGTGCGGAACGGATGATGATCTGTGTGAGATCCTCGATGCTGTAAAAATTCAGGCGCTCGACCACGCCGAATCGGTCCCTTAACGGCGAGGTGAGAAGCCCGGCCCGGGTGGTGGCGCCCACCAGGGTAAACCGGGGAAGGTCCAGCTTGATCACACGCGCAGAAGGCCCCTCCCCCAGAAGAATATCAATCTGGAAGTCCTCCATTGACGGGTAGAGAAGCTCCTCCACCACTCGGTTCATCCTGTGGATTTCATCCACAAACAGGACGTCCCCGTCCTTGAGGTTGGTGAGGATCGCAGCAAGGTCGCCCGGCCGCTCCAGCACGGGCCCCGATGTCGCCTTGATATGGACCCCCATTTCATCTGCAAGGATATGAGCCAGCGTGGTCTTCCCCAGGCCTGGGGGGCCGTAAAGAAGGATATGGTCCAGGGCCTCCTTCCTGGCCTTGGCCGCTTCAATAAAGATACGGAGGTTATGCTTGATCTTCTCCTGTCCGACAAAGTCATTCAGACATCTCGGACGGAGGCTCGAATCCAAGACAACCTCGTCTATGCCTTCTTTTGGACTGATGATGCGGTCTTCTTCCATAACCATAACCATTTGAACCGTTCAAGCCGTTTAAACTGTTTGAACCGTTTGAATCTTTTGAACGGTTTGAACTGCTTTTACCGTTTGAACCATTCTTTTTATGCCTTTGAAAGCAGCCTGAGAGACTCCCGGATCAGGTCCTCCACAGAGCGATCTTCTTTTTCATCAGCCAGCCCCTGAATGACCTCCCTGACTTCACCCCTCTTGTACCCAAGATGGACCAGGGCGGCCATGGCATCCTTGTATGGACACTGGTCCAGCAGGGAGAGCGCGGCGCTGGAAACGCCTTCCGGGTTGATGGGCTCATCCGGGATCTTATCCTTGAGTTCCATGCAGATCCTCTCCGAGGTCTTTCTCCCGACACCGGGAATGCCGCGGAGCCTTTCGACATCTCCGTGGCGGATGGCCGTCCGGAGGCTTCCCGTATCCAAACCGGAGAGGAGTGTCAGGGCGATTCTGGGCCCGACCTTGGA
This genomic interval from Nitrospirae bacterium CG2_30_53_67 contains the following:
- a CDS encoding Holliday junction DNA helicase RuvB yields the protein MEEDRIISPKEGIDEVVLDSSLRPRCLNDFVGQEKIKHNLRIFIEAAKARKEALDHILLYGPPGLGKTTLAHILADEMGVHIKATSGPVLERPGDLAAILTNLKDGDVLFVDEIHRMNRVVEELLYPSMEDFQIDILLGEGPSARVIKLDLPRFTLVGATTRAGLLTSPLRDRFGVVERLNFYSIEDLTQIIIRSARIISVSIDSEGAHEIARRSRGTPRICNRLLRRVRDFSEVQGDPVITREVADQALLHLDVDSMGLDHMDQKLIRTLIEKFSGGPVGISTLAAAISEEKDTIEDLYEPYLIQNGYLARTPRGRVATKNAYEHFGIPYRKSPQEEMF
- a CDS encoding Holliday junction DNA helicase RuvA, whose product is MIAQIKGVLEEKDPSEIIVDVNGVGYLLEIPLSTFYQLPEAGAQVCLKAYTHVRDNAMQIFGFLTSSEKDLFEQLISVSKVGPRIALTLLSGLDTGSLRTAIRHGDVERLRGIPGVGRKTSERICMELKDKIPDEPINPEGVSSAALSLLDQCPYKDAMAALVHLGYKRGEVREVIQGLADEKEDRSVEDLIRESLRLLSKA